In the Manis javanica isolate MJ-LG chromosome 14, MJ_LKY, whole genome shotgun sequence genome, one interval contains:
- the LOC140846038 gene encoding olfactory receptor 14I1-like: MDNLTIFTEFLLMDVSSSRELQILQGLIFLVIYLGALAGNLVTFTIIVTDPHLHFPMYFFMGNLSLIDFGYISVTVPKSITNSLMGQEMISLRACAAQTFLFIFFGSAEFFFLVVMSYDRYVAICHPLHYASTVSPSFCTQAACGSWASGLVYSAVHTGTMFSHPFTESNVIHQFFCDVPQIMSISSQAVQFSEFVALAFSACIVLLGFFILFASYVHIFSTVLHMHSVEAQNKALSTCSPQIATITLFIITGLFAYFGPVSNSPSIQTLLRAMFYSMVSPLVNPIIFSLRNREIKSAVHRMLKKAFQFHRRDFVS; the protein is encoded by the coding sequence ATGGACAACCTCACCATCTTCACAGAATTCCTCCTGATGGATGTCTCAAGCTCCCGAGAGCTCCAAATCTTGCAAGGTTTGATATTCTTAGTGATTTATCTGGGTGCCCTGGCTGGAAATCTAGTGACATTTACCATCATTGTTACAGATCCACATCTTCACTTCCCCATGTACTTTTTTATGGGCAATTTATCCCTTATAGATTTTGGATACATCTCAGTTACTGTTCCCAAATCCATCACAAATTCTTTGATGGGTCAGGAAATGATTTCTCTTAGAGCATGTGCTGCTCAGACTTTcctattcattttctttggatctgCAGAGTTCTTCTTCCTTGtggtcatgtcctatgaccgctatgttgccatctgTCACCCTCTGCACTATGCGTCCACTGTGAGCCCCAGTTTCTGCACACAGGCGGCATGTGGCTCatgggccagtgggctggtctattctgctgtccacacagggaccatgttcAGTCATCCCTTCACTGAGTCCAATgtgattcaccagtttttctgtgatgtacCTCAAATTATGAGTATTTCATCCCAGGCTGTGCAATTTTCTGAGTTTGTGGCCCTTGCTTTCAGTGCCTGCATTGTATTacttggattttttattttatttgcctcATATGTTCACATCTTCTCAACTGTGCTGCACATGCATTCTGTGGAAGCCCAGAACAAAGCTTTGTCCACCTGCTCCCCCCAGATAGCTACAATTACTCTGTTTATAATTACAGGATTGTTTGCTTACTTCGGCCCTGTTTCAAACTCACCAAGCATTCAAACCCTTCTCAGAGCTATGTTTTACTCCATGGTGTCCCCCTTAGTCAATCCCATCATCTttagcctgaggaacagggagattaAATCTGCTGTGCATAGAATGTTAAAGAAAGCTTTCCAGTTCCATAGAAGAGATTTTGTTTCTTAA